One Flavobacteriales bacterium genomic window carries:
- a CDS encoding PAS domain-containing protein produces the protein MEPIRIIIVEDFHAETEAVVRELEEADMNFVTEVVTTKKDFKKALGSFNPDVILSSYSLAETNAIKLLGTTRKSGVMAPFILLAFDLSEDIAIDLLGAGVEDYVLRSTLKRLPVAIKKALQRYKTQLELLMSEVKLRSSETSLREAQKIAKVGSWEWNLSTNQVICSDEMFRIYDCDPDSFTLEDARNFIHPKDRERVAELMEEALPSGVLPVLEYTIVTADGQTKEVRAIAEAIKNPKGEVVKLFGTLQDITERKKIEQKLFWKQGLLELGEEISDSGSFELDLTNRKTKWSPNFYRITGIKPDTVIRRAFFVSCVHPDDREEYERILEESIRTNTGKPHVYRFIRPDNGQVIHLQSNGRRVNTEDNTVRWIGSVQDISERVRTQHELERSKASLMEAQKIAKVGSWEWEAGSEEVWWSEEMFHIYETDKKNITIEDVRSFIHPEDRARVDAITANDLNAMFTSVIEYRLLLASGQVKHVVSSAKQIKDATGKVTRLIGTLQDVTDSVQATKEREAYRIQRELTLHAAQIGVWHWELDRSELFWDDRCYDIYGIEKRPISTQEFVGFIHEDDRDAMQRCITESFISGDYKAEYRIRVADGVKFLMSRGKVTFGSNGQPTRMDGIILDMTERHEMETALRESERLFRDMAENITEVFWLTDWKLNEVLYISPQYETLYGLSVESLYEDPTSWSKAIHPDDLDRATVQFRELAITGKYDEEYRLVMKDGTIKWVRDRAFPVYGPDGSVSRVAGITEDITKQKLDKERIETLSLVASETINGVLIHEPDGKIIWANKGFTNITGFSSEEVIGKEPWSIVGGPETNQKLVEMTYAKIMAGKPFTSVNSLRHKEGHSVWVNVSYAPILDDYGNVIKIVSIGTDITKQKEVEQLQRDMLQKLEKANRELKERAGDQPS, from the coding sequence GTGGAGCCCATTCGAATCATCATCGTTGAGGATTTTCATGCCGAGACCGAAGCGGTTGTCCGCGAATTGGAAGAGGCGGACATGAACTTCGTGACCGAAGTCGTAACGACCAAAAAAGACTTTAAGAAGGCACTCGGTTCATTCAATCCAGATGTTATACTGAGTTCGTACAGCTTGGCAGAAACCAATGCCATCAAGTTGCTGGGAACGACCAGGAAAAGTGGCGTCATGGCGCCTTTCATTCTGCTGGCATTCGACCTTTCGGAAGATATTGCCATCGATCTGCTTGGAGCGGGTGTAGAGGATTACGTGCTGCGCTCCACGCTGAAGCGCCTTCCTGTGGCCATCAAAAAAGCGCTTCAGCGTTATAAGACACAGCTTGAACTCCTGATGAGCGAGGTGAAACTCCGATCGAGTGAAACCTCGTTGCGCGAAGCGCAGAAGATCGCCAAAGTGGGCAGTTGGGAGTGGAACCTTTCTACAAATCAGGTCATCTGCTCTGATGAGATGTTCCGTATCTATGACTGCGATCCAGATTCATTCACGCTGGAAGATGCCCGCAATTTCATCCACCCGAAAGACCGAGAGCGCGTTGCAGAATTGATGGAAGAGGCTTTGCCCAGCGGAGTGTTGCCCGTGCTGGAATACACCATTGTAACTGCCGATGGACAGACCAAGGAGGTGCGAGCCATTGCCGAGGCCATCAAAAATCCGAAAGGTGAAGTGGTTAAACTTTTCGGCACGTTGCAAGACATCACCGAAAGGAAGAAAATTGAGCAGAAACTCTTCTGGAAACAGGGATTGTTGGAACTGGGAGAGGAAATTTCGGACAGCGGAAGTTTCGAACTCGACCTTACCAATCGGAAGACCAAGTGGTCTCCGAACTTTTATCGCATCACGGGCATTAAACCCGACACCGTCATCAGGCGCGCATTCTTTGTCTCGTGCGTGCATCCTGATGACCGCGAAGAATATGAACGCATTCTTGAGGAAAGCATTCGAACCAATACAGGAAAACCGCACGTTTATCGGTTCATAAGACCTGACAATGGACAGGTAATTCATCTGCAATCCAATGGCCGAAGAGTAAATACCGAAGACAATACCGTAAGGTGGATCGGCAGCGTACAGGATATTTCAGAACGTGTTCGAACGCAACATGAACTTGAGCGAAGCAAGGCTTCGTTGATGGAGGCTCAGAAAATTGCCAAGGTGGGAAGTTGGGAATGGGAAGCAGGGTCTGAAGAGGTCTGGTGGTCAGAAGAGATGTTCCACATCTATGAGACCGATAAGAAAAACATCACTATTGAGGATGTAAGATCATTCATTCACCCCGAAGACAGAGCACGTGTTGATGCAATTACTGCCAACGATCTGAACGCTATGTTCACTTCCGTGATCGAATACCGTCTTCTTCTGGCCTCGGGCCAAGTGAAACACGTGGTTTCGAGTGCGAAGCAGATAAAGGATGCGACAGGAAAAGTGACCCGATTGATCGGAACGTTGCAGGACGTGACCGATTCGGTGCAAGCGACCAAGGAACGGGAAGCGTATCGAATTCAACGCGAGTTGACGCTGCATGCTGCCCAGATAGGTGTGTGGCATTGGGAGCTGGACAGATCAGAACTGTTCTGGGACGACCGCTGTTATGACATTTACGGGATTGAAAAACGTCCGATCAGCACACAGGAATTCGTTGGGTTTATCCATGAAGATGACCGCGATGCCATGCAACGTTGCATCACAGAATCATTCATTTCGGGTGATTATAAGGCTGAGTACAGAATTCGCGTTGCCGATGGTGTCAAGTTTCTTATGTCGCGAGGCAAGGTCACCTTCGGTAGCAACGGACAACCTACGCGTATGGACGGCATTATCCTCGACATGACCGAACGCCACGAGATGGAAACCGCCTTGCGCGAAAGCGAACGCCTTTTCCGAGACATGGCAGAGAACATTACGGAGGTTTTCTGGCTTACCGACTGGAAACTCAACGAAGTGCTTTACATCAGCCCGCAGTACGAAACGCTTTACGGGCTTTCGGTTGAATCACTTTACGAAGACCCTACTTCGTGGTCCAAGGCCATCCACCCGGACGACCTTGATCGGGCGACCGTTCAGTTCAGAGAACTGGCCATTACGGGAAAGTATGACGAGGAATATCGGCTTGTAATGAAGGATGGAACCATAAAGTGGGTGCGAGACAGGGCATTTCCGGTCTATGGCCCAGACGGATCCGTTTCGCGGGTAGCAGGAATCACGGAAGACATCACCAAACAGAAACTGGATAAAGAACGAATTGAGACACTTTCGCTTGTGGCATCAGAGACCATCAATGGAGTTCTGATCCATGAACCGGACGGTAAGATCATCTGGGCGAACAAAGGGTTTACCAATATCACCGGTTTCAGTTCAGAGGAGGTCATTGGTAAAGAACCGTGGTCTATTGTCGGTGGGCCGGAAACCAACCAGAAATTGGTGGAAATGACCTACGCAAAGATCATGGCAGGGAAACCGTTCACATCGGTCAACAGTCTGCGGCATAAAGAAGGTCATTCGGTTTGGGTCAACGTCAGTTACGCTCCTATTTTGGATGATTATGGCAACGTGATAAAGATCGTGAGCATCGGCACCGACATTACCAAACAGAAAGAGGTGGAACAGCTTCAGCGCGACATGCTACAGAAACTGGAAAAAGCCAACAGGGAACTGAAAGAACGCGCTGGCGATCAACCTTCCTGA
- a CDS encoding exopolyphosphatase, protein MNGSVLKFGAIDIGSNAVRLLITNVFESADGPVFKKASLVRVPIRLGEDVFVHGHVGAKKAEKLVDTMRAFRLLLGVHDVVSFRACATSAMRNATNGEELVERISEHAKLDIEVIQGKKEADIIFSNHFEEKLFHDRSYLYIDVGGGSTELTVFSESKPVASRSFRIGTLRLLNNKVEPQYWDKLLNWVEENTAGLEKLDAIGSGGNINKLYKMAEIPGRMPLQCSKLKELHVMLRGMTYEERISKLGLNPDRADVIVPACEIFRAILKRAKIKDIIVPEFGLSDGITRLLYEDYHAKAV, encoded by the coding sequence ATGAATGGGAGCGTGCTGAAATTCGGGGCAATTGACATCGGTTCTAACGCAGTTAGACTGCTGATAACCAATGTGTTTGAAAGTGCGGACGGCCCTGTTTTCAAAAAAGCCTCATTGGTACGTGTTCCCATCCGTTTGGGTGAAGATGTTTTTGTTCACGGACACGTTGGAGCCAAAAAGGCGGAAAAGCTGGTTGATACGATGAGAGCATTCCGTCTGCTACTGGGTGTGCATGACGTTGTTTCGTTCCGCGCTTGCGCCACCTCCGCCATGCGAAATGCGACCAACGGAGAAGAACTGGTAGAACGAATCTCAGAGCACGCAAAACTCGATATTGAGGTCATCCAAGGAAAAAAGGAAGCAGACATCATTTTCTCGAACCATTTTGAGGAAAAGCTGTTCCATGATCGCAGCTACCTCTACATTGACGTGGGCGGTGGTAGTACAGAACTCACTGTTTTCAGCGAGAGCAAACCTGTGGCCAGCCGCTCATTCCGTATCGGTACGTTGCGTTTGCTGAACAATAAGGTTGAACCACAATACTGGGACAAGCTTTTGAACTGGGTGGAAGAAAATACGGCAGGTTTAGAGAAATTGGACGCGATCGGCTCGGGCGGCAACATCAACAAACTGTATAAAATGGCCGAGATTCCAGGACGAATGCCGCTCCAATGCAGCAAGTTGAAGGAACTGCACGTCATGCTGCGCGGAATGACCTACGAAGAACGAATTTCGAAACTCGGACTGAACCCAGACCGAGCGGATGTAATTGTTCCAGCGTGCGAAATTTTCCGTGCCATTTTGAAGCGTGCCAAGATCAAGGACATCATTGTTCCCGAGTTCGGGCTTTCGGATGGAATTACGCGTTTACTGTACGAAGATTACCATGCAAAAGCTGTTTAA
- a CDS encoding transporter encodes MKRVLFTYLLACAIIGLAQAQPEQGNVLSFEDFNAIVKQHHPMAVQSQLIRKKGDATVQMARGGFDPKIGTDLSQKYFNGTQYYSLLDAGLKVPTWFGIEAYAGYQQNGGVYLNPENYTNAGGLVYAGLSLPVGRGLFIDERRAELRRAQVYQKSTLVEQRLMMNELLYEAGKAYWDWFEKHQVMKVYEEALQLAHFRFDAVKQQAISGDKPYIDTLEAGIQLQNRQLALQQAKLDFQNASAMLDIFLWQNGQIPLELEETTVPVDRTTVQISTTQGLLLDRMDSLVAYHPYLQQYRFKIDRLKIEKRLKVESLKPQLDLKYNALSQVVGNAPFADLSINNYQWGLNFSMPIPLRKERGALQLTKLKIQHAELDVVGTQAEIGYKITAAVNEWNTTREQTALYQRTVADYLGLLEGEREKFTAGESSVFMVNSRELGYINAQIKYLELLAKNRKAELSAHYALGILHLGES; translated from the coding sequence ATGAAAAGGGTGCTGTTCACATATCTATTGGCATGCGCCATTATCGGGTTGGCACAGGCGCAGCCTGAGCAGGGCAATGTGCTCAGTTTCGAGGATTTCAATGCTATCGTCAAACAGCATCATCCCATGGCGGTCCAATCGCAGCTTATTCGCAAAAAGGGAGATGCAACTGTGCAGATGGCGCGAGGCGGGTTCGACCCGAAGATCGGCACCGACCTCAGTCAGAAGTACTTTAACGGAACGCAGTATTACAGCCTTCTGGATGCAGGGCTGAAGGTGCCGACCTGGTTCGGAATAGAAGCGTACGCGGGCTACCAGCAGAACGGGGGCGTGTATCTCAACCCCGAGAATTACACGAATGCGGGCGGACTCGTTTATGCGGGGCTTTCATTGCCCGTTGGGCGAGGGCTTTTTATCGATGAGAGGAGAGCGGAACTCCGCAGAGCGCAGGTTTACCAGAAAAGCACGCTGGTGGAACAGCGACTGATGATGAATGAACTGCTGTACGAGGCGGGCAAGGCCTATTGGGACTGGTTTGAGAAGCATCAGGTGATGAAGGTATACGAGGAAGCTCTACAGTTGGCCCATTTCCGTTTTGATGCGGTGAAACAGCAGGCCATTTCGGGCGATAAGCCGTACATCGATACGCTTGAGGCTGGAATACAACTGCAGAACCGACAGTTGGCGCTGCAGCAGGCCAAATTGGATTTCCAGAACGCATCGGCCATGCTGGATATTTTTCTCTGGCAGAACGGCCAGATACCGCTGGAACTGGAGGAGACAACCGTGCCTGTTGATCGCACAACCGTGCAGATCAGCACCACGCAAGGCTTGCTGCTCGACCGCATGGACAGCCTGGTGGCCTACCATCCGTACCTGCAACAGTATCGCTTTAAGATCGATCGGCTGAAGATCGAGAAACGCCTGAAAGTGGAAAGTCTCAAACCGCAGCTTGACCTCAAATACAACGCACTGAGTCAGGTGGTCGGAAATGCTCCGTTTGCAGATCTGTCCATCAACAACTATCAATGGGGCTTGAATTTCAGCATGCCCATTCCGTTGCGTAAAGAACGTGGCGCGCTGCAACTGACAAAACTCAAGATTCAGCATGCCGAACTGGACGTGGTAGGAACGCAGGCCGAGATCGGCTACAAGATCACAGCGGCTGTAAATGAGTGGAACACCACGCGCGAACAGACCGCGCTTTACCAGCGGACGGTAGCAGATTATCTGGGGTTGCTGGAAGGGGAACGGGAGAAATTCACCGCAGGAGAAAGTTCCGTTTTCATGGTCAACTCGCGCGAACTGGGTTACATCAATGCGCAGATCAAATATTTGGAGCTGCTTGCCAAGAACCGAAAGGCCGAACTTTCGGCACATTACGCGCTGGGCATTCTTCATCTTGGCGAATCCTAA
- a CDS encoding redoxin domain-containing protein, which yields MQKLFKPFAATLLLFAFASFGKAQTVPVIGLDQLETRLANGGDTTYVVNFWATWCGPCVKELPFFENLHLNAVGTDRKVLLVTLDFVSQLESKVIPFLKEKQLKSEVLLMDEAKPNQWIPRVSEEWSGALPATLFVNTQKKTRHFYEGSFKEGELEQKLKELGL from the coding sequence ATGCAAAAGCTGTTTAAACCGTTTGCTGCAACGCTTCTGCTATTTGCCTTCGCCTCTTTTGGAAAGGCGCAAACGGTTCCCGTGATCGGTTTGGACCAATTGGAAACGCGTTTGGCAAATGGTGGCGATACCACCTACGTGGTGAATTTCTGGGCCACGTGGTGCGGTCCGTGTGTGAAGGAACTCCCGTTCTTCGAAAACCTCCATCTCAACGCGGTTGGAACCGACCGAAAAGTGCTGCTTGTAACGCTCGATTTCGTTTCGCAGCTTGAGTCGAAAGTGATTCCATTTTTGAAAGAAAAACAACTGAAAAGCGAGGTGTTGCTGATGGATGAGGCCAAACCGAACCAATGGATCCCACGCGTGAGTGAAGAATGGAGCGGTGCGCTTCCTGCCACGCTTTTCGTCAACACACAAAAAAAGACCCGCCATTTTTATGAAGGGTCTTTCAAAGAAGGTGAGCTTGAACAAAAGCTCAAAGAACTGGGTCTGTAG
- a CDS encoding HlyD family efflux transporter periplasmic adaptor subunit produces MLDISNTSIDRYFDRSNYASLRKTDSLTSSKVLRRSLAIFFGLALVFMFVPWTQNIRATGNVTTLLPDQRPQTIHSVIAGRIEKWFVREGDLVHKGDTILYISEVKDDYFDPQLLSRTQEQLKAKEMSVDSYMEKVRALDTQIDALAQTAELKLQQTKNKYRQAELKVVADSMDFQAYKVNYEIAKTQFERFQGLYDQGLKSLTDLENKRNSMQKAKAEMISGENKLLTSRNELINAEVELVAVQAKYRDEIAKAESDKYSAMSNMYDAEATVTKLQNQYMNYSVRAGLYFITAPQDGYITKAIRSGIGETIKEGTAIVSIMPAVYDLAVAMYIKPIDLPLLEKGAPVRIQFDGWPSIVFSGWPNTSYGTYGGKVFAIDNFISDNGKYRVLVAPDPEDHAWPEALRVGAGANSMLLLKDVPIWYELWRQINGFPPDYYKHGTDFIEEKAEK; encoded by the coding sequence ATGCTCGACATATCAAACACATCGATAGACAGGTATTTCGACCGTTCGAACTATGCCTCTTTGCGCAAGACCGACAGCTTGACCTCAAGCAAGGTGCTGCGCAGGTCGCTGGCCATCTTTTTCGGATTGGCGCTGGTGTTCATGTTCGTTCCGTGGACGCAGAACATACGGGCCACGGGAAATGTGACCACATTACTCCCCGATCAGCGTCCGCAGACCATCCATTCCGTCATTGCTGGCCGTATTGAGAAGTGGTTTGTGCGAGAAGGCGACCTGGTGCACAAAGGCGACACCATTCTGTACATATCCGAAGTGAAGGACGACTATTTCGATCCGCAGCTATTGAGCCGAACACAGGAACAGCTGAAAGCAAAGGAAATGTCGGTGGATTCGTACATGGAAAAGGTGCGTGCGCTGGACACGCAGATCGATGCGTTGGCACAGACGGCCGAGCTCAAATTACAGCAAACGAAGAACAAATACAGGCAGGCAGAGCTTAAAGTGGTGGCCGATAGTATGGATTTTCAGGCGTACAAGGTCAATTACGAAATTGCCAAAACGCAGTTCGAGCGATTTCAGGGTCTTTACGATCAGGGGCTGAAATCGCTCACCGATCTGGAGAACAAGCGCAACTCCATGCAAAAGGCCAAGGCCGAGATGATTTCGGGAGAGAACAAATTGCTCACAAGCAGAAACGAACTGATAAACGCGGAGGTGGAACTGGTGGCCGTGCAGGCCAAGTACCGTGATGAGATCGCCAAGGCGGAATCGGACAAATACTCCGCCATGAGCAACATGTACGATGCAGAGGCCACCGTCACAAAACTTCAGAACCAGTACATGAACTATTCGGTGCGCGCAGGACTCTATTTCATTACTGCTCCGCAGGATGGGTACATCACCAAGGCCATACGCTCGGGCATCGGAGAAACCATCAAAGAAGGAACCGCCATTGTAAGCATCATGCCTGCCGTGTACGATCTGGCCGTGGCCATGTACATCAAACCCATCGATCTGCCGCTGTTGGAGAAAGGCGCTCCCGTCAGAATTCAGTTCGATGGTTGGCCTTCCATCGTTTTTTCCGGGTGGCCCAATACCAGTTACGGAACCTATGGCGGAAAGGTGTTTGCCATCGATAATTTCATTAGCGATAATGGGAAATATCGTGTGCTGGTGGCGCCAGATCCAGAAGACCATGCGTGGCCAGAGGCACTGCGTGTGGGCGCAGGCGCAAACAGCATGCTTTTGTTGAAAGATGTTCCCATCTGGTACGAGCTGTGGCGGCAGATCAACGGGTTTCCGCCAGATTATTACAAGCACGGAACCGATTTTATCGAAGAGAAGGCCGAAAAATGA
- the azu gene encoding azurin: MTSVALFAIGCGGNEQKPAPGTSQSEEAPKHEAVADEPTGSTNEDKQEVILHLEGNDQMQYDKLELKVPANSTVTLTLAHTGKMAKEAMGHNFVLLKPGTDIPAFATKAIEAGIDKDYIPESDAIITHTKLLGGGEETTITFDAPAKGTYDYICSFPGHYGTMHGKLIVE, encoded by the coding sequence ATCACATCCGTGGCATTGTTTGCCATTGGTTGTGGTGGAAACGAACAAAAACCCGCTCCTGGAACCTCACAATCTGAGGAAGCACCGAAGCATGAAGCGGTGGCCGATGAACCGACCGGATCCACTAACGAGGACAAGCAGGAGGTGATCTTGCACCTTGAGGGCAACGATCAGATGCAGTATGATAAATTGGAACTGAAGGTGCCAGCAAACAGTACGGTTACCTTGACCTTGGCTCACACAGGAAAAATGGCAAAAGAAGCCATGGGGCATAATTTCGTGTTACTCAAGCCTGGAACAGATATTCCTGCTTTTGCAACCAAGGCGATCGAAGCGGGTATCGATAAGGATTACATTCCTGAAAGTGATGCGATCATCACCCACACCAAATTACTTGGAGGAGGAGAAGAGACCACGATCACGTTTGATGCACCTGCCAAAGGAACGTACGATTACATCTGTAGCTTTCCAGGGCATTATGGCACAATGCACGGAAAACTTATCGTGGAATAA
- a CDS encoding aldose 1-epimerase family protein, producing the protein MQNLTLENDFLNVNINVLGAELCSLFDKRDRIEHMWNASPAFWPRHAPILFPTVGESKDGKINVAGTDYPMGRHGFARFSEFEVVEQTESKAVFELRSNEDTRKHYPFEFIFRVGYELDGARLVQSFEVENSDGNDIGFQVGGHPAFAVPFRNGEKYDDYEIRFDAPQTLERHLLTEKGLYSGEKRKFLDNENSFGLFYELFNEDALVFRHIPSKRVWIQHKKGGKRLQVDYEGFPHLGIWSVPGANYVCIEPWIGCADMADQPADFFQKDSLVVLKSGETFNATFTILLIQEG; encoded by the coding sequence ATGCAAAACTTAACATTAGAAAATGATTTCCTGAATGTTAACATCAACGTTCTGGGCGCAGAATTGTGTAGCCTTTTCGACAAAAGGGATCGGATAGAACACATGTGGAATGCTTCGCCAGCGTTCTGGCCGCGCCATGCACCCATTCTGTTTCCGACAGTTGGAGAGTCGAAGGATGGAAAAATAAACGTTGCTGGAACCGATTATCCGATGGGGAGGCACGGCTTTGCCCGTTTCTCGGAATTTGAAGTGGTGGAACAGACGGAGTCCAAAGCGGTTTTCGAGCTGAGAAGCAATGAAGACACCAGAAAGCACTACCCTTTCGAGTTCATTTTCCGTGTTGGATATGAACTTGATGGCGCCCGTTTGGTCCAATCATTCGAGGTGGAGAATTCGGACGGAAATGACATCGGCTTCCAAGTAGGCGGGCATCCCGCATTTGCAGTTCCTTTCAGAAACGGGGAGAAATATGACGACTACGAAATTCGTTTCGATGCACCGCAAACGCTGGAGCGTCATCTGCTCACCGAAAAGGGACTTTACAGTGGGGAGAAGCGCAAGTTTTTGGACAACGAGAATAGCTTCGGACTCTTTTACGAGCTTTTCAATGAAGATGCGCTTGTGTTCAGACACATTCCTTCAAAGAGGGTGTGGATTCAACACAAAAAAGGAGGGAAACGACTTCAAGTGGATTATGAAGGATTTCCGCATTTGGGAATTTGGTCTGTTCCCGGGGCCAATTATGTTTGCATTGAGCCGTGGATCGGTTGTGCAGACATGGCCGACCAACCCGCAGATTTTTTCCAAAAGGACAGTCTTGTTGTGCTGAAAAGTGGAGAAACGTTCAATGCGACATTCACCATATTGTTGATTCAGGAAGGTTGA
- a CDS encoding redoxin domain-containing protein — MKTVALTLLTVFCTSFFEIEQINVGDKAPKMEMKMMGIDGKSVSLKDLKKEKGLCVIFSCNTCPWVMAWEDRYNELNELCAKNNIGFVLINSNEAKRAGDDSMAKMKEHAKAEGYESFAYLVDEKNVLADAFGATKTPDVFLFNGNMELVYKGAIDDNSKDKTAVEEPYLKKAIEAVATGKTVNPAETKALGCSIKRAS, encoded by the coding sequence ATGAAAACAGTTGCTCTTACACTTCTCACGGTCTTTTGTACCAGCTTCTTTGAGATCGAACAAATTAATGTCGGAGACAAGGCCCCGAAAATGGAGATGAAAATGATGGGAATTGACGGGAAGTCGGTTTCCCTGAAGGACCTGAAAAAGGAAAAGGGACTGTGCGTGATCTTCAGCTGCAACACCTGCCCGTGGGTGATGGCCTGGGAAGACCGTTACAACGAACTCAACGAGCTTTGCGCCAAGAACAACATTGGTTTTGTTCTCATCAACTCCAATGAAGCCAAACGCGCAGGCGATGATAGCATGGCCAAAATGAAAGAACACGCAAAAGCGGAAGGGTATGAATCGTTTGCCTATCTGGTGGATGAGAAGAATGTATTGGCGGATGCCTTCGGAGCCACCAAAACACCCGATGTTTTTCTTTTCAATGGAAACATGGAACTGGTTTACAAAGGCGCCATCGATGATAATTCGAAGGACAAAACGGCCGTGGAAGAACCCTATTTGAAAAAGGCCATCGAAGCAGTGGCAACTGGAAAAACGGTGAATCCTGCGGAAACCAAAGCGTTGGGTTGCAGCATTAAACGCGCATCCTGA
- a CDS encoding histidine phosphatase family protein — protein MKTLIIVRHGKSSWAYPDLEDFYRPLKPRGINDAFAIGEELLEKDVFPDLILSSPAIRAMNTAIIIARKLDFPLQRIRANEGIYEASTYELLKLISNVEDNIETLMIFGHNPSFTSLINQLQEESLYNLPTCGVFAIELPINSWAEVTKAKGKKLFSLFPKEVA, from the coding sequence ATGAAAACGCTGATCATTGTTCGTCATGGAAAGTCGAGTTGGGCCTACCCCGATCTCGAAGATTTTTACCGTCCACTGAAACCACGCGGCATCAACGATGCGTTCGCCATTGGCGAGGAACTGCTCGAGAAAGATGTGTTTCCAGATCTGATCCTTTCAAGTCCCGCCATTCGTGCCATGAACACGGCCATCATCATTGCCCGTAAACTGGATTTTCCCCTTCAGCGCATTCGCGCGAATGAAGGAATTTACGAAGCCTCCACGTACGAACTGCTGAAACTCATTTCAAACGTGGAAGACAACATCGAAACGTTGATGATCTTCGGTCACAATCCATCTTTCACCTCGCTCATCAACCAATTGCAGGAAGAATCGCTTTACAACCTGCCAACCTGCGGAGTGTTCGCCATCGAACTGCCGATAAACAGTTGGGCGGAAGTGACCAAAGCCAAGGGAAAGAAGCTGTTTTCGCTTTTCCCAAAAGAGGTCGCGTAA